Within Spinacia oleracea cultivar Varoflay chromosome 4, BTI_SOV_V1, whole genome shotgun sequence, the genomic segment gccaaatcccagaagctgcatgggtagaagcaaggtatgatgagctaatcatgcttgatgagcatcggcttcaagccgctcaccacgtacaagtctatcagcgccgagtggccagacatttcaacaaaagggtcagaacccgaaacatcaaggaaggcgagcttgtcctgaaagcccttcgcaaaagcatcatggacccaaggggaaaattcaaacccaactgggcaggcccatacattgtcaagaaaatcctctccgggggatcattcgaactaacagacatcgatggaacagaattcagatctctgaaaaacctcgatcaactcaagaagttctatgtctaagttccatgttcaaattcaagcaTTCAATTCAAAATCCTGTAAGGTCGTTAGAACtgcgtccggcctgattccttaacgggacacgtaggcaacctcatttcgaggcccggccactttaatacaaaaaaaattcaaaatttcctcaattaagggcatcctaaaaatcaaatcaaattcaaaatttaattgttgttgtctttattccaaacgtgccaattcaaagcaaagcatgttcaagcggaatttaacacaataaccatttatttggctctaaagccTTCAAATCTAATACaaggtcaggatcaagtgaagcaaagttcaaaagccttttcacttcctaaacacattttctaaacacattttccaaacacattctaaaacACAACTCCTTCCAATACAGCTTCAAACACATttgcctacaaagatctagggtcgggcgactatactcctgagtcttggcaccttgagtactatcccctggctcttcccgcaatcaatcatcaatcttccccttgtccaagcggcgggagaaggaacttgctaatcttcaagacgggaggatgacgaacctcctttggactccgaacggtcaagcaccggatgggccacactcccgtcaccttccttatagtcagttgatgcaggacgtctagctctagaacctcggactctagctggtccagtgagagaaatgtccctttggcttaggcctctcatccaaaCAATGTATCCCGCAGACAGAGTATCAGGCTCGGGCGGGTATTgaacactcaagaatggtttagcgacccaataccgcctccaaatttcaagacgatttgcattcagcgcacaAGGTtttgggttctcttcagtacagtccgggatctcctgtctcaagccatattgtctcatcactcaagcaggcgagtagaagaccagcattgtgaggcttggcaccctcaaagcagtagaaccagagGCATGCCTAATGgtagcaattccccaccaaggaactacccaccttatacaagatccaATTCCAGAAAGTGCGCTTCGCCACTCGTCCAAAGAAAGCtggccatacaccatgggccgcacagtgaacccctttctattatagctttccatgttctccggtggtgccaccagcatgagcctctccataagccagaccttggggatcatacaagaaaaataattcaatattcaaccttcaaaatacaagtacaaattcaacatacaagaaagctccagatccttacttggagtaagatcggacttcccgacggcaaggaagaggggtccgacttcagcatgccaaggcccatcaatgtttcgccaattacgggcggcattgggtcccggccACTAGCAAActtctctacaatctctattagggaggcatcaccactgccaaacccctgtttcgaaaagaggaagcgagcaaagatacaaaaacttaAGGCCCTCAAGCTGAAAaccttgggaacatcaagcccaacaaagtaggtgacaaggagggacaaatccacccctctaccatatacaacagcactcaaaagtgggggcttcaagcccaaatatctttcaaagcccaagaaaaagtgttcttcagcACTAGGCATGCATCgctccggcataatgggccaccccaatatggcgttgaattcctcagggaggggacatacctcattatttccaaagcggaagacatgatgatttgtatcccaagcctccagagcagcaagaaagAAGTTCACatcaagctttacaaaccggaaagaatcgagcaccccaagatgcaggcCATCGAGCTCCctcttctccaatttgcctaacgaaccaagccacgagttcaaggcattttcaaaagacatagccatattctctcttctttttcgtgAGGAAGTAGTATGCAAAGAACAGCAAGGAAGGATTGTTGCACATGAATGAACCGACAAgatccctatttatacaagagtcggcttgtacGACAGCACGCTGGCGCTAGGCGCCGAGCCCTGCGCCAAACGCAGGGGCCTGCAGCGAAGGACGAGGCTACCGTCCTATTTTATGACTCCGAGTGCACAccctttagtgtttcggacagcagagtacaacctccattattcaagattccaaagccgcaagccgcgcaatttcaagcagtccgagtcaGCGCTTCGGGGagatttcgggtcaatttattcaaatttcaagcattctagtcctaagtcgagtcttcatatgcatagcaaaagttaaatatactttgacttgcgcttttcctaaccaaaaaacctcagtcaaagtgggggcttatggTGTGTATATACATCCGAAAAAATGGgtaaattttttcaaaatttttggAAATtcctcatgcatgcatatagctacaaatttcaaaggcacacacaacgcatacaaggtcaaaatttcaagcatacAAAAAACCGAACGTCAAAATTTCAAACCAactcaagttcaaaaccatacaaccatacaaaattcaaatcacAAACCGTACAAAtcaatacaaatacaaaccaatccatacaaaatcaaaccaaggcaagctggaactcgctaccatgcagggtcagtccgagtcatcatcagccgtGATGTCAACCACAGGCTCCTTGTCCCTGTTTCGGCTCCAAAagcgctccagatcccgatcgAGCTCCGTCCCAGGGATACCAGGATCCtactccgagatacgaagagtgCCAGGGGAGGGATAAACTCCCTGCTGAGAGGAagggtactgataaggcggcgacatcgccatgaactggtacggcgccccaaacatctgagcctgacgcatcctctccatctccgacCAGTAAGACCAAGCAtccgcaccccaaggctgaggaccgctCCCTCCAAAGTAGCAACGAGGAGGAGGAACAAAAGGCCTCGAACTGCTCGCACCCCCAAAAGGATGCCTGGTAGGATcagcatgtacaaaaggggcagcTCCCCTCTcggcatcagaatgcctctcgAAAGTACCAGCActggacccctgtcccagatccaagctcggtccttcctgcctcaacgaagtctccgcctggggctccctgtcaacgaaacctctgcgacctcgacgacgctcctatacgaagtacaaatttcaagagtcaacatccaagtttcgagtttccagaatacaaatttcaaaatctagGAGAGCACCTCTCtttcccggccagaaagcttctgggtcagcttagcacaatgcctcttcaaggaatcaatcaaaagcatccagcgacacactctcacccgaggcgccttcatacaaaattcaagataaatTTCTAGATGCAAGATCACAATCAATTTCAAGCAAATACAAGTACatacagcggcataatgctcaggtgcagcatcatacgatctccggtgcggaggaggagctacaggaatggtcacctccacctgttccccgtccgagttatCATAGCGGATGaccctatcagcatggggaatgtcctcaggatcaacctcctcctcctacatacaaacatacaatcatacaatcatacaagaatacgagatacaagattcaaaattcgaaagctcaccggcagtatgaagcgtactggtggagcaaGCCTCTTCAAGAAATCCTCATAGCGACCCCTCCTATCTACAAAGCTCTCCCAATGGCGACAAACAGCATCACCAGCATTCAAATAGAGCTGGGCGAGTTCATCGTCTGGCGCCAACATGGACTCAGgtgggtccttagggacaagcctgTCCCCCGTATTGTGCTGAAGGGTCACGCGCTCCCCCAAGTACTACATATGGCGATACACGCCCGGGAGCAAGACCCGCCTCAAAGACAAGAAATGGGACCTGAGCGGCCGAAACAGGTATGGGCGCGTcagcaaaaggacgccaaaACACCTACAGAGCAAACAATTCAGgcaactatacaaatacaaatacaagagaacaAAACAGTACAAGAGTTTACCTCACTGACGGTTAGAATCcgccaagctctgcgggaggccggcagaggcaccctcctgcgcaccgctcctatcgaagaggcagcatacgggtaagccgcatttccagtacgatccggcgccaaagtcgggaaatgctcgtacatccaaatctttcaaaaagaAGACAATGCATCAGTcaaattcaagatacaagcatacaagtacaaaatacaaagtacaaggagtcccaTATACCTCAAGCACACTCCACAAAGCAGCGATGCTCGGCTCGCTCCCCGGCGCAGTCCGAGAAGcccacttcatctcatacaagagaTGGCCATAGGTCATGCCACCCCAGTTAAGGGTCGAGACAGCCCTCAAATCCTGCAAAGCTGACAGGAAGCCGATGTGCACCCGGCTGTTCttgctcggggccatcactctactcactagagccaagaggaagagccaaaccctctgctccgcagataTTCCCACACTACGGATAGCATCCATGATCACCGAGAAGCATGAGTATCATCATCCGCCAAATCagcaacagggccgagcaagtccctggcggTGTTCGAGAACCACTTCATCCCAGAATCAAGAATCGCGTTCCTCTTAGAAAAGGGAAGGCCCATAATCATGGCAAACTCgaaaggggtaatggtgatctccccccatgccatatgaaaagtgttggtggtatcccaccaccgctccagcaaagcctgtagccggggtttgatccccgtcCTCCTCAGAgtatctcccatggcacgccagaaatcaaccaggcccgtctgcaaccagattTCCATAGCCTCCTCGTCAGCACGAATGGCTCGGAAAGCCTTATGAAGCTCCGCCAAGGACCAAAAGGTGCGAAACGGCTCCCCATCGGCCTACAGATGAAAAAATcagctcaaaacctatacaagtacaagatacaaattcaaagcacagtacaagactcatcAAGCCAGCGCGACgccgctgagacaaatgaaaGTCCGGTCGGAATGCTagatcggaaggactccaacCAGTGCCAACGAAAGCGGGTAGACTCCGAGGAATCATGCCCCCCTCCGGCACATTTgtggcagccgcttcatcatccgaaacGTCCTCCATAGCATCTCGAACCACCGAGCGTTCGGCGAGCTTTcttcgagtgtgacgaggcatactaagtcatgcaaaatacaaaacatcaagattctaaactgggggctatcctatactagcctgtacgaagtcaaaattcaaaaaatccccAATGGCCGTACAAGTTTAAGCCAGGGTCCTCTACTTCAAAAgagaattctacaccaacgcctaggttatccatgccgaagcaggtatacaagttctacatcaacgcctaggctacccatgccgaagcaaatacaagttcaaggaaaatttcaaatttcaaaattcaagactacaggttccaacagttcaagtttgAATgactatcaaacaattttctgcAAGATTTAAGAAGCCTAGCATCATATCAACAAGCATTTCAAGTACAAGaaattcaaaactacatgcaatccgagagttatttcataagcaaaacgtgaaatacttacatggacaacgcaagaacaagaccaaggggagacaattcgacctttgagagagaaaagaaagcaagagatggctcttcaaatggcacggcaaggggcgctTATATAGCGCAGCCCCGCGTCGAACGCCGagctcagcgcccagcgctgcctgctgcatgcgcaggaaagttcagcgcgcgcggtctcccgtgctgattgcacgtcctttgctgctacggttttctgaaccaggcatcaaacatcaaatcgtgCTATTTTTCCGAAAATACAGGTATATACCTGTGTCTCCAAGTataaacagatgaatatttaaaggatacaaagtccaaaaaatacaacgatttAGGCGTTTCACTCCCAAcagacccaagctccaggaaagtcagccgaaatttcaaaatctcaaGGGCCGGTAAAAATATCTTGTCCCCATTGAAGCAcgtccccaacggattaactccgggtattcaaaaaattcaaagttcaaaattcaagaattcgaatttcaaaattttcgatgccaagcccCGTCCTAATTCAAAGACGGAAGTGCAGTACAAGTACGAACCGGAGTCGTCACAGCCGAACGGAGGTAgattctatccttttttctaacgcctgttttgtgcaggtaccggcgtacaaagagtggttttgattgcagaacatctggatcattctccgtccctttcgaagtactttgacttgcgctttcctaaccgaaagCTCAGTCAAAgcgggggcttctgtagacacctaatttgtgtctccccattgggatgatgacgataccattatccttgttaggtagtAGGAGTAAATccgtgcggaaattccaattgctaaaagcatatcaaaaatccaagagccaaagtccaatCCCCGAGTCCGTTCCCATCCCGGAACTTGgtgcaaaatacaaattccaaaaccaatttcaaaatccaagtacaatctcacctaaTGGgatatcccattggttttacaaggccttttccactcaaaatcatataaggcaagtcaaattcgggcgccgacccacaaaaccgagcaatgTCCAGAAAGAAAGTGTAGGTCGATAGGAGAATTCTTTTTTTAGCTTTACACCCTCCATAAGCTTCGCATAAGAGATTTCATACCAAAAGCATAGATTTAGCGACGTAGTACGTTTTTACTTTTGGGAGgtccgggccccgtcccgtgaaatcggaattcaaaaacccgaaacggcttgtttttagacgaaaaataaagtcttaagccccaagcaaacactacacgccaaacttcgtacaaatagtacgaaggtacatcaatacaacaCAAGGCAAGGATGGaacccgcgtccttgttttggcagcatcCCTGCCACGTCACCAGAGCCCAGCGCTGCCAACTGTGTGCTGTGCTGGCAATGACTGGCATTTAGCAGGAAatcccctataaatacccctaattctgagAAGCTTTAGGGAGGCAAAATCGACacataacgtcgtaatacaaaaattgcgcctcaaaattcaatactaaaatcaatacaaaatcctccagaaacaccatacaatcttcaagctttaagcaattgggagttctaatcggaaagcttgcctaaacctaactaggtaattccgaatcccaacccgAATCTATTCAATGTTGtcttgattttctatttcaaaatgattagtaagttggcatttttactcttaaaaatgtcacttgcaacaatcatacatcttttcaaaatccaaacttttcaaaatacaaaaatgcaaactttcaagattcaaggatgttcaaagttgtttataatcacttctttgaactagaatcattctcaagtatggagtaatcaaagatgatgcctttctaacttttaaaggtttattctttgagattcaagactccatttttcaatatacaagttcaagttttcaaatttcaagatccaacaatgtttagggttgttcatgactacttccctaaactaggatcctttcaaagcaagagcacatcaaagatctaaccttttcaacattaaaaggcctgatctttgagattcaagtctcttgatttcaatatttcaagttcaagttcaatatttaaagttcaagttcaagtatttcaagttcaatatttcaagattcaaactttcaagttcaaattctatatgaaaaatctaggatactttgggatgagcaacttctcccaagttgagatttttggctttgaattcctgtcgagcgcacttatttttaagtagccgtttggcgttcggatctcatgtgcccaagtacaaatttcaatatttcaattttaattatgcaccttttaattacgcactttcaattccgcaatttcaattccgcactttcaataacgcatttcaattccgcattttcaattatgcaattttacttgcctagtccttctaggcaatgttgacctactccctagtccatttctagggggtcttgtatttactactTCCGCACTTAtctactattgtgatgttgctttatttgctttattgctttcatcaccgcacatgctaaatacaacaaaatgcaaggttacatcacgcttaacaaagataattttttggacaaaccgatcttaggttcccttaaattaactttaaagcaaagtgaccaccatacaaagtaggAATTTTTTTTgacctaaattcaaacccacatagtctaaactagggtattttcgaaaatgttgtgccacgtacttgaataatttctaaagctcgcggaataagcatctcgttcacgtgcccggatctcacccatccgtttcgaagattcaaagcctCATCCAATCGAGTCACTCTTGGTCTCTCCAAACGGGACCCtgaaataatgtttggtggcgactccttcaagatccaaaaatacaaagatttctaaaaaccgccccttgtagggaaaaagcaatttgacacaaaaaaaccccctacacttagcaattgggactttcgcatggagttgtaccaaccacctagcaagggtAATGGTTTCGTCATTATCCCATTAAGGGAGAaacgaattaggtgtctacagtcaaGTCCATAAGAATTACAAATAACTCACTTTTTATGTTTAAATGGTGTTTGTTTCGTGAGAGTTTAAAGGTGGGAGTAAGAATTTTAATCTAAAACCCTTAACATCTGCATTGTTTGTGTACATACTTTTAGATAAGGTGGACTTATGTTGCTGTCATGTTTTTTCTGACGTCAATATTTTGTCTTTTTTccaaatatatatacatatagaCGCATACATTTGACCCTCGTCCTGATTAGGAAAGTTCGATGATAAAAATATAACCCACTTGTCAACAATGCACTATGATTAGCCTATAACGGCCCTCGGCTAACGGAACAACTCATCCAAAACATaacctactaaaaatagtaactacttaaaatagaaaattatctAAAATGAACTGGAACGCATATATAGTCACAATCGCATCCCAATACGTCTTTGATACAAAGTGAAATTGTGAAGATAGGTAGAAACTCGGAAATAAAACGATAGAAGCCGTGAAAAAAACCCTTGATGCTCCTATTTTTTCTAACGCATCATTCATGCGCTAGAAATATCCCAACGTAGAAAAATATGCGCTAGAAATTTTCTAGCGTAGCTTTTGTTAGCTTCGTGCAGAAACCAACTCAAACTCTAGCGCACATCTGACGATTTCCAGTGCAAAAATCTCACGCTATAAGTTTTCTAGCGCAGGCTAGGTgattttagttgttttagagtTCTATTGTACACTCATAGCTTCCTAGTTTACACTATAAATACATCTCTTCTGAACCTCTGAAAAAGACAAATTTCATTCAGTTATACTCAATACACATGATATTATGATATTCTCTTTACTCTCTACAATTCTGTTATTAGGAACACAATCTCGAATACTTGAACTTTTATCTTATTCTTTACTTAGCCCCAAAACACGATCTCCATAACGTTACTCTGGGGAAGCTCTGGTCTAGGGCCCTTGGAATACAgtaagggggtgtttggtttgAAAAAGGGAAAGGAACTGACATCAACAAAGGGAAAGGAGGAGAAAGGAAAGCTAATGTCATTGATTTTATGGGTTCTTTGGTTTAGAAACATTAAAAAATTTCCACCAGCAATATCATTCTCTTTCTAAAGTCACCACCACCACTTATGCAACCTCTTTCCTTCTCCGACACTAGTTTCCTTCCTCATCCCTTCATCGACGCTCCCTTCCTTTGGTCGTTGCGCCCTTCCCCTTCCCTTCGTCACCATCTCCTTTCTCCACCATTGGAGGtaaatattattttctctctcctctttctcttaGATCTGGTGGCTAATTATGGTTAGTATAGAGGTGAGTTGGGTTATTTTGAGTGGTGGGGTTGGTGTATAAGTTGGTTGGGGTGGTTTTTGGCTACTGGGGTTGTTTTTTGTGGTTGTTGGATTGGTGTTTGTGGTAGTGGGGTTGGTATTTTAGGTTGTTGGGTTGGTGTTTCAGGTGGTCTTGTTGGTACTTCGGGTGgttggtgttgtttttataGGGTTGGATATTGTGGGTGAGATGATTTTTCGGTTGGCGGTGGGGAGGCGGTGGAGGCACTAGTAAAGATGGTGGTGGTAGGACGGTGGTGACCAGGGTGGTGATAATGGTTGGATGGTGTTGGTGGGACATTTTTGGTGGGAGTGGTGGTGTAGACAAAGGGAATGGAAATACCATGGGGGTGTCGGGAATCAAAATAGTGGACTTTGGGGGCAAGGAATGGGTAAAGAGAATGATTAAAATGACAATACAAACAACAtcaatgtaacaccctaataattccttgctttttataaaacattttccaacttaaaacacatgaattaccaagatattaccgccaccgtgataacggctaaggctatttaccagaattacgcagcggaatttaactaactttcaaaacatattaaa encodes:
- the LOC110803728 gene encoding uncharacterized protein; this translates as MLAPDDELAQLYLNAGDAVCRHWESFVDRRGRYEDFLKRLAPPVRFILPEEEVDPEDIPHADRVIRYDNSDGEQVEVTIPVAPPPHRRSYDAAPEHYAAAPRVRVCRWMLLIDSLKRHCAKLTQKLSGREREERRRGRRGFVDREPQAETSLRQEGPSLDLGQGSSAGTFERHSDAERGAAPFVHADPTRHPFGGASSSRPFVPPPRCYFGGSGPQPWGADAWSYWSEMERMRQAQMFGAPYQFMAMSPPYQYPSSQQGVYPSPGTLRISE